The Dethiosulfovibrio peptidovorans DSM 11002 genome has a window encoding:
- the trxB gene encoding thioredoxin-disulfide reductase, whose amino-acid sequence MEQRDLVIIGAGPAGLTAAIYGRRAGLSTLVIEKGVFGGAICVTDEIENWPGVKHATGPELGDMFRDHAESLKTEFMEAEVKSIKENGDSKIVVTDKGEIEAKALIVATGASFRKLGCPGEAEFTGKGVSYCATCDGAFFEDLEIAVIGGGNTAVEEACYLTQFASKVYIVHRRDKFRADQVAVDRALANPKIQPVWDSVVEEIAGDGMVEKVVLKNVKTGEISEIPVSGVFMFVGNTPNAELVKDILETEKGGWVKTDEKMASSMKGLFVAGDLRSKSLRQVVTAASDGAIAAMSSYEYIAEHF is encoded by the coding sequence ATGGAACAGAGAGATCTTGTTATCATAGGAGCTGGGCCTGCCGGTCTTACCGCGGCCATCTACGGAAGAAGGGCCGGTTTGAGCACCTTGGTGATAGAGAAGGGTGTCTTTGGCGGCGCTATCTGCGTGACCGACGAGATCGAGAACTGGCCTGGAGTTAAGCACGCTACCGGCCCCGAGCTCGGAGATATGTTCAGAGATCACGCCGAATCCCTGAAGACAGAGTTCATGGAGGCCGAGGTCAAGTCCATCAAGGAGAACGGAGATTCCAAGATAGTCGTGACCGACAAGGGCGAGATAGAGGCTAAGGCCCTCATCGTCGCTACCGGAGCCAGCTTCAGAAAGCTCGGTTGCCCCGGAGAGGCCGAGTTCACCGGCAAGGGGGTCAGCTACTGCGCTACCTGTGACGGAGCCTTCTTCGAGGATCTTGAGATAGCGGTCATCGGAGGAGGAAACACCGCCGTAGAGGAGGCCTGCTACCTCACTCAGTTCGCCTCCAAGGTCTATATCGTACATAGAAGGGACAAGTTCCGGGCCGATCAGGTGGCTGTGGATCGTGCTCTGGCCAATCCCAAGATCCAGCCTGTCTGGGATTCCGTGGTCGAGGAGATCGCCGGAGACGGTATGGTCGAGAAGGTCGTTCTCAAGAACGTCAAGACCGGAGAGATCTCCGAGATCCCCGTATCCGGCGTATTCATGTTCGTCGGCAACACCCCCAACGCCGAGTTGGTCAAGGATATTCTGGAGACCGAAAAGGGCGGATGGGTCAAGACCGACGAAAAGATGGCCTCGTCGATGAAGGGACTCTTCGTCGCCGGCGACCTTAGGAGCAAATCCCTCCGCCAGGTTGTCACTGCCGCGAGCGACGGAGCAATCGCGGCCATGTCCTCCTACGAATATATTGCGGAGCACTTCTAG
- a CDS encoding DUF1385 domain-containing protein, giving the protein MILGPIKFMALLAGASDRVSENACPETLPVGGQAVIEGVIMKGPSHWGMAVRRPDGEIWKDRWPCAGWDKKGIWKNPVFRGMATMAEMLREGFRALSRSAQIALGEEEELTSFDIAMSVLVAVVAVVGLFVALPLWIGDLFGGWFGLGHLGKNVVEGVARGLVFVTYVGCIGLWKDIREVLMYHGAEHKTINAFEAGSPMTVKRIGRYSRIHPRCGTSFLMVVVVMSILVFSLVGGGGILWRVGSRVVLLPLVIGLSYEIIRSSAKWGSLGKSIMAPALSLQYLTTRIPTYRQLEVALSALESALDVSFLPDRPGRDLYRETRR; this is encoded by the coding sequence ATGATATTAGGTCCAATCAAGTTCATGGCTCTTTTGGCCGGAGCCTCCGATAGGGTATCGGAAAACGCCTGTCCTGAGACCCTGCCGGTCGGAGGCCAAGCGGTCATAGAGGGGGTCATAATGAAGGGTCCCAGCCATTGGGGGATGGCGGTGCGTCGCCCCGATGGCGAAATATGGAAAGACCGCTGGCCTTGCGCCGGGTGGGATAAAAAAGGTATATGGAAAAACCCTGTTTTCAGGGGAATGGCCACCATGGCAGAGATGCTCAGAGAAGGCTTCAGGGCTCTGTCCCGATCCGCCCAGATAGCTCTAGGGGAGGAAGAGGAACTTACCTCCTTCGATATAGCGATGTCCGTCCTGGTGGCGGTAGTGGCGGTCGTAGGGCTTTTCGTCGCCCTGCCCCTTTGGATCGGCGATCTTTTCGGTGGCTGGTTCGGCCTGGGACATCTGGGTAAAAACGTGGTGGAGGGCGTCGCCAGAGGGCTCGTCTTCGTCACCTACGTCGGCTGTATCGGCCTGTGGAAGGATATTCGAGAGGTTCTGATGTACCACGGAGCGGAGCACAAGACCATAAACGCCTTCGAGGCCGGTTCCCCTATGACGGTAAAAAGGATAGGAAGGTACTCCAGGATCCATCCCAGATGTGGGACGTCCTTTCTTATGGTTGTGGTGGTCATGAGCATTCTCGTCTTCTCCCTGGTCGGAGGGGGAGGCATTCTGTGGAGGGTGGGATCCAGGGTGGTGCTGTTGCCTCTGGTGATAGGTCTTTCCTACGAGATAATACGTTCCTCCGCGAAATGGGGTTCCTTGGGAAAGAGCATAATGGCTCCGGCCTTGAGCCTGCAGTACCTCACGACCAGGATACCGACCTACAGGCAGTTGGAGGTTGCCCTGTCCGCCTTGGAATCCGCTCTTGACGTCTCTTTCTTGCCCGATAGACCTGGGAGGGATCTGTACCGTGAAACTAGACGATAA
- the fliS gene encoding flagellar export chaperone FliS yields the protein MEQKNQNAQLAYQVTRIRTASREQLLLITYDIAIRFCLSAESAIAKGDTEESHENLLRAQNAIRELMVSLNVQVGGSVAENLMGLYDFMHRSLVEANVEKSEEKVAMVRSMLEELRDTWQEALEKIKKEAISNNQEETVPSGGGVSFAG from the coding sequence ATGGAACAGAAGAATCAGAACGCTCAGTTGGCCTATCAGGTCACTAGGATCAGAACTGCCTCTAGAGAACAGTTGTTGCTGATAACCTACGATATAGCCATTAGATTTTGCCTGTCCGCCGAATCGGCCATAGCGAAGGGCGATACCGAGGAAAGCCACGAGAACCTCTTGAGAGCTCAGAACGCAATTAGGGAACTTATGGTTTCACTCAACGTGCAGGTCGGTGGTTCCGTCGCGGAGAACTTGATGGGGCTATACGATTTCATGCATCGTAGCCTCGTGGAGGCCAACGTGGAGAAATCGGAGGAAAAGGTGGCTATGGTCAGGTCCATGCTGGAAGAGCTGCGGGATACCTGGCAGGAAGCATTGGAGAAGATCAAGAAAGAGGCCATCTCCAACAATCAGGAGGAGACCGTCCCGTCCGGGGGAGGGGTTAGTTTTGCCGGTTAA
- a CDS encoding M48 family metalloprotease has protein sequence MAEKAIFLLSLALCLFLSPVAGLAGPYEREIALGKKVASQVEEQWPIVSDPVKVARVRAVFERLLPFVERKLPYSVNLLDADFPNAFCIPGGGIYVTSGMLDFVRSDGELAAILAHELTHADKNHVMIQAERSQKLSLATLAILIASEGQAAAAMMAGVAQIAITNGYSRDLEREADLGAVDKIHRAGYPSAAALTVMEGLAAEQLKRPYVDPGVFMDHPRLSDRIDYITRFIEDSGWELSRKAALNLLVTEVRESDYRLELTVDGLPVWSSSSENREYLAEVASAISDSLELETSPHDIQIIGTLEGRKSLIISGHIIASDPLPKGTSSLSELRKGILKALSAAKDKNPTADYLS, from the coding sequence ATGGCTGAGAAAGCCATTTTTTTATTATCCTTGGCTCTCTGTCTCTTTCTGTCCCCCGTGGCCGGACTAGCCGGTCCTTACGAAAGGGAGATAGCCTTAGGCAAAAAAGTGGCCTCTCAGGTAGAGGAGCAGTGGCCGATCGTATCCGATCCAGTCAAGGTCGCTAGGGTAAGGGCGGTGTTCGAGAGATTGCTTCCCTTCGTCGAGAGGAAGCTTCCCTACAGCGTGAATCTCCTGGATGCCGATTTTCCCAACGCCTTCTGTATCCCCGGAGGTGGAATATACGTCACATCCGGCATGTTGGATTTCGTTAGGAGCGACGGCGAATTGGCCGCTATTTTGGCTCACGAGTTGACCCATGCAGACAAAAACCACGTCATGATCCAGGCGGAGAGATCCCAGAAGCTGTCATTGGCTACCTTGGCTATCTTGATCGCCAGCGAGGGGCAGGCAGCCGCTGCCATGATGGCTGGAGTGGCTCAGATCGCCATAACCAACGGATACAGCCGGGACCTCGAGAGGGAGGCGGATCTTGGCGCCGTCGATAAGATTCACCGGGCCGGTTATCCTTCCGCCGCCGCTCTTACCGTGATGGAGGGGTTGGCAGCGGAACAGCTGAAGAGGCCTTACGTAGATCCCGGTGTTTTCATGGATCATCCTAGATTATCCGATAGAATCGACTATATCACGAGGTTCATAGAGGACAGCGGCTGGGAGCTCAGCCGTAAAGCCGCTTTGAATCTTTTAGTTACAGAGGTGAGGGAATCGGACTATAGGTTGGAGCTGACCGTCGACGGGCTGCCCGTCTGGTCGTCTTCCTCGGAGAATCGGGAGTACTTGGCCGAGGTGGCTTCGGCTATATCCGATAGCCTGGAACTTGAGACATCACCACACGACATACAGATAATAGGGACCCTCGAGGGACGGAAATCGCTTATCATAAGCGGACATATAATAGCTTCCGACCCCCTTCCGAAAGGAACATCCTCTCTGTCCGAGCTCAGAAAGGGCATATTGAAAGCTCTCTCCGCGGCTAAGGACAAGAACCCCACAGCAGACTATCTTTCCTGA
- a CDS encoding flagellar protein FlgN, whose product MPVKLEDLVAGLLRQELDLYRLLRSRIDAELEAIDGDDMDLLMSILQEKQSIISRQELLMERWGDVSSELGISEGRDEPVFWKALASAVGERGYEALISRVREIQDLVSASIDFENVAQEKMAGKLSELRSRMSRVANGKKAVRGYMGSI is encoded by the coding sequence TTGCCGGTTAAGCTGGAAGATCTGGTAGCCGGATTGCTGAGACAGGAGCTTGATCTTTACCGGCTGCTCAGGTCGAGAATAGACGCAGAGCTGGAGGCCATCGACGGTGACGATATGGATCTCCTCATGTCCATCCTTCAGGAAAAACAGTCCATAATATCCAGACAGGAGCTTCTTATGGAGCGTTGGGGGGATGTGTCCTCCGAACTAGGGATATCGGAGGGCCGAGACGAACCGGTTTTCTGGAAGGCTCTTGCCTCGGCGGTGGGTGAGAGAGGCTACGAGGCCCTTATATCCAGGGTGAGAGAGATTCAGGATCTGGTCTCTGCCTCTATAGATTTCGAGAACGTCGCGCAGGAGAAGATGGCCGGAAAATTGAGTGAGCTCAGAAGCCGGATGTCCCGGGTCGCCAACGGCAAAAAGGCGGTACGGGGATATATGGGCAGCATCTGA
- the prmC gene encoding peptide chain release factor N(5)-glutamine methyltransferase produces MSLPLKDLRRLFIADLSETGVDNPDLDVDLILSHFMGVSRSWIHCHGEFPFEGATLDLMKEAVFRRKGREPLHYILGSCPFWGKTLSVRSGTLIPRPETEFLVEVALNYFDGGTFVDWGTGSGCITCAILSDRPDASCIAVDSEASAIEVAYGNLRREGFLNRCLLWHGSTPESIPVASGTVDLIVSNPPYIPSEDVPSLMPEVARYEPRSALDGGRDGLDPYRMLLPWAKRTLRPGGLLWVEFGGADQVRPLEEMAPSGMSLLEVRNDLSGIPRLMGWRRV; encoded by the coding sequence GTGAGCCTCCCCCTGAAAGATCTGAGGCGACTGTTCATAGCGGATCTTTCCGAAACCGGGGTTGATAATCCCGATCTGGATGTTGATCTGATATTGTCCCATTTTATGGGTGTGAGTAGGTCGTGGATTCACTGTCATGGGGAATTCCCCTTTGAAGGTGCTACATTGGACTTAATGAAGGAGGCTGTCTTTCGTAGGAAGGGCAGAGAGCCTCTACACTATATTTTAGGCAGCTGTCCTTTCTGGGGGAAGACTCTGTCCGTGAGGTCCGGCACCCTGATTCCCCGGCCTGAGACGGAGTTTTTGGTCGAGGTCGCTTTAAATTATTTCGACGGCGGGACGTTCGTCGACTGGGGGACCGGCTCGGGATGTATCACCTGTGCGATTCTGTCCGATAGACCGGATGCCTCCTGTATCGCTGTAGATTCCGAGGCGTCGGCGATAGAGGTCGCCTACGGTAATCTCCGGAGGGAGGGCTTTTTAAACCGCTGTCTGCTTTGGCACGGTTCGACTCCCGAGTCCATCCCAGTGGCTTCCGGAACGGTGGACCTGATAGTCTCCAATCCACCCTATATTCCCTCCGAGGACGTTCCGTCGTTGATGCCGGAGGTCGCCCGTTACGAACCTCGTTCCGCCCTCGATGGAGGTAGGGACGGTCTGGATCCATACAGGATGCTCCTGCCATGGGCGAAGAGGACCTTACGGCCAGGAGGACTGCTTTGGGTCGAATTCGGAGGGGCAGATCAGGTTCGGCCTCTGGAAGAGATGGCGCCGTCGGGAATGTCGCTTCTCGAGGTCAGGAACGACCTTTCCGGCATACCTCGCCTTATGGGATGGCGTCGTGTATAA
- the prfA gene encoding peptide chain release factor 1 — translation MKLDDKLQEIAATHEEIEHKMADPSVTSNPKELQSLGKKHAELSEIVEAYEEYKRIRSELEEAKALLDSDDPEMAQLAKEEVHSLEPLLEEQEKKVTLLLLPKDPNDDKSVMVEIRAGTGGDEAALFASDLFRMYSRFAEQRRWSVEILDANETEIGGYKEIVFKVDGQGAYSDLKYESGVHRVQRVPATESGGRIHTSAATVAVLPEAEEFDVEVRQEDLKIDTYRSSGAGGQHVNMTDSAVRITHLPTGIVVTCQDERSQIKNRARAMAFLRTKLYDMEQRKRQDAEAQERKGQIGSGDRSERIRTYNFPQNRITDHRIGLTLYKLDAAMGGSITELVEALRMAEQAERMKDLDDR, via the coding sequence GTGAAACTAGACGATAAACTTCAGGAAATAGCGGCCACCCACGAGGAAATAGAACACAAGATGGCCGACCCCTCTGTTACCTCCAATCCGAAGGAGCTTCAATCTCTGGGAAAGAAACATGCCGAGCTGTCGGAGATCGTGGAGGCATACGAAGAATACAAGAGGATAAGGTCCGAGCTGGAGGAGGCTAAGGCTCTTCTGGACTCGGATGACCCCGAGATGGCCCAGTTGGCCAAGGAGGAGGTCCACAGTCTGGAGCCTCTTCTGGAGGAGCAGGAGAAAAAGGTTACTTTGTTGCTTCTTCCCAAGGACCCGAACGATGATAAAAGCGTGATGGTAGAGATAAGAGCCGGTACCGGCGGAGACGAGGCCGCGCTTTTCGCCTCCGACCTTTTCCGTATGTACAGTCGTTTCGCCGAGCAGCGTCGGTGGTCGGTAGAGATACTTGATGCCAACGAAACGGAGATAGGCGGCTACAAGGAGATCGTCTTCAAGGTCGACGGCCAGGGGGCCTACAGCGATCTAAAGTACGAGAGCGGGGTGCACAGGGTCCAGAGGGTTCCTGCCACCGAGTCGGGGGGGAGGATACACACGTCCGCAGCCACTGTGGCGGTCTTGCCCGAGGCGGAGGAGTTCGACGTTGAGGTTCGTCAGGAAGACCTCAAGATAGATACCTACCGTTCCAGCGGCGCCGGAGGACAGCACGTCAACATGACCGATTCTGCTGTCAGGATCACCCATCTGCCGACCGGTATAGTCGTTACCTGCCAGGACGAGAGATCTCAGATAAAGAACAGGGCGAGGGCCATGGCTTTTCTGCGGACCAAGCTCTACGACATGGAACAGCGGAAGAGACAGGATGCCGAAGCCCAGGAGCGAAAGGGACAGATAGGTTCGGGGGACCGTTCCGAGAGGATAAGAACCTACAACTTTCCTCAAAACAGGATAACCGACCATCGGATAGGACTTACCCTTTACAAACTCGACGCCGCCATGGGAGGATCTATAACTGAGCTGGTGGAGGCTCTTCGGATGGCAGAACAGGCGGAGCGTATGAAGGATCTGGACGATAGGTGA
- a CDS encoding 1-phosphofructokinase family hexose kinase: protein MIVTVTLNPAVDEGYVVRDFNPGGWFRAVSSDRSPGGKGINVSLLLNQLGHESAAMGFLAGFNGDYIRDVLRRLRITTNFVHVTGETRTNVYVVDETGRVETGISESGPEISEDALTRFLSNYRRMLNRASVVVIGGSIPPGVPQDIYRDLVSMAKDVGVETFVDAAGPAFMAGIEAGPSFAKIDHRFMSQLSGTPLSTLDNLIRAVSDLHDLGVNWAVSSYHVYGDVFFTPDGIYLAKLGDRTDVVSMFGASDALVAGLVVGYMEGMSPEEAIRFSMGCAMEDATHMAKGISGREAVERYMSTVEIEKLR, encoded by the coding sequence ATGATCGTCACTGTGACTCTAAACCCAGCGGTCGATGAAGGCTATGTAGTCAGGGATTTCAATCCGGGAGGGTGGTTTCGGGCGGTATCGTCCGACAGATCTCCAGGGGGAAAGGGGATCAACGTCTCCCTGCTCCTGAATCAGCTGGGCCATGAATCGGCCGCTATGGGTTTTTTGGCGGGGTTTAATGGGGATTACATCAGAGACGTCTTGAGGCGCCTTCGCATAACCACCAACTTCGTACACGTTACCGGAGAGACCAGGACCAACGTCTATGTAGTGGACGAGACCGGCCGGGTCGAGACGGGAATATCCGAGTCCGGACCGGAGATCTCGGAGGATGCTCTCACTCGCTTTCTGTCCAATTACAGACGGATGTTGAACAGAGCTTCGGTGGTGGTTATAGGAGGCTCCATCCCTCCGGGAGTTCCGCAGGATATCTACAGGGATCTGGTGTCCATGGCCAAAGACGTAGGAGTGGAAACCTTCGTTGATGCCGCGGGGCCAGCTTTTATGGCCGGTATAGAGGCGGGACCGTCCTTTGCCAAGATCGACCATAGGTTCATGTCTCAACTTTCGGGAACCCCGCTTTCCACTCTGGACAACCTGATCCGCGCTGTCTCCGACCTCCACGATCTGGGGGTGAACTGGGCGGTCTCCTCGTATCACGTCTACGGAGACGTGTTTTTTACACCGGACGGCATCTATCTGGCAAAACTGGGAGACAGGACCGACGTGGTCTCCATGTTCGGGGCCAGCGATGCTCTGGTGGCTGGGTTAGTTGTGGGTTATATGGAAGGCATGTCTCCGGAGGAAGCCATCCGTTTCAGCATGGGCTGTGCCATGGAGGACGCTACCCACATGGCCAAGGGGATCAGCGGCAGAGAGGCAGTGGAACGGTATATGTCGACGGTGGAGATAGAGAAACTTCGTTGA